A genomic segment from Aegilops tauschii subsp. strangulata cultivar AL8/78 chromosome 1, Aet v6.0, whole genome shotgun sequence encodes:
- the LOC109743413 gene encoding protein FAR1-RELATED SEQUENCE 5-like: MVAPANSLVHEAHELEDEEAGSQPQQPYVGMHFDTLEDAREHYNRYALMEGFSIKSNTSLHRRARKTAILLYKFCKPVERVGIPDVSSSSKNTTCPSSPEQDVEEDAEEHTFKKKRKRETVKQTKCRAKMVVKLKDDRWEVISFIADHNHPLIDKSSLSKYLRSHQGIPPERKKLLTHLNDCNLTAGKMMMLMSSYYGSELIVPHTAKAMHNHSSKVNTPTKDIDIEETLNCFCKVMENDPGFFFKCKTDAEGRTTNLFWVDGAARKAYAEAYHDCVSFDATYLTNMYNMLFASFIGINRHGQSIMLGCGFVRQELASSYDWLFDAFLEAMDGLAPDNIITDQDVAMAQYIKRKFPATIHCCCRWHIMKKAQEKLGPVLARNPDLVKDFNECIDFSFTPAEFERKWAALQLKYEGLMHGHFEKLYEDRATWVPCYFKFRFFPFLQSMQSSEGFNVVLKRYMNPDKSILNFVKQYEKIQVHILVREGGNDYRTEHLDAQRWSRFPIERHAYKAYTRDIYVKFRTEFQMIGQYDVRPAGINFYYLEPNTEEVLGYGSRKYLVTVGPKPAIYDCECCKWHRDGMLCCHV; encoded by the exons ATGGTTGCTCCTGCTAATTCTTTAGTTCATGAGGCACATGAGTTAGAAGATGAAGAAGCTGGATCACAGCCACAACAACCTTATGTTGGCATGCACTTCGACACATTAGAGGATGCGAGGGAACACTACAATCGCTACGCTTTGATGGAGGGCTTTTCAATCAAGTCAAATACGTCCCTACACAGGCGTGCTAGAAAAACAGCAATTCTGCTGTACAAGTTCTGCAAACCAGTAGAGAGGGTTGGCATCCCGGATGTTTCCTCGTCAAGCAAAAACACTACATGCCCGAGTTCACCTGAACAAGATGTTGAAGAGGATGCCGAGGAACACACTTTCAAGAAGAAGAGGAAGCGAGAAACTGTGAAGCAAACAAAATGTCGTGCTAAGATGGTGGTGAAGCTTAAAGATGACAGATGGGAGGTTATCAGTTTTATTGCAGATCACAACCATCCACTGATTGACAAGTCATCGCTTTCGAAATACCTCCGTTCTCACCAAGGCATCCCGCCAGAACGGAAAAAATTACTGACTCACCTAAACGACTGCAACTTGACAGCAG GAAAGATGATGATGTTAATGTCATCATACTACGGCTCGGAGTTGATTGTTCCGCACACAGCTAAAGCCATGCATAACCACAGTTCGAAGGTCAATACCCCCACTAAAGACATTGACATTGAAGAAACACTAAACTGCTTTTGCAAGGTGATGGAAAACGACCCGGGCTTCTTCTTTAAATGCAAGACAGATGCGGAAGGCAGGACAACAAACTTGTTTTGGGTGGATGGTGCGGCACGGAAAGCATACGCGGAGGCTTATCATGATTGCGTATCATTTGATGCAACTTATCTCACGAACATGTACAATATGTTGTTTGCCTCCTTCATTGGCATCAACAGGCATGGGCAGTCAATTATGCTTGGGTGTGGATTTGTCCGACAGGAACTAGCCTCAAGTTATGACTGGTTGTTTGATGCTTTCCTAGAAGCAATGGATGGTTTGGCTCCGGACAACATCATCACGGACCAAGATGTTGCTATGGCACAGTATATCAAGAGGAAGTTCCCGGCAACGATTCACTGTTGCTGCCGTTGGCATATAATGAAGAAAGCACAAGAGAAGCTTGGCCCTGTTTTGGCTAGGAACCCGGATTTGGTAAAAGACTTCAATGAATGCATTGACTTCAGTTTCACCCCGGCTGAATTTGAAAGGAAATGGGCTGCACTTCAATTGAAATATGAAGGTCTTATGCATGGTCACTTTGAGAAACTCTATGAAGACCGGGCTACATGGGTGCCATGTTACTTCAAATTCAGGTTCTTCCCTTTCCTTCAGTCAATGCAAAGCAGCGAAGGGTTCAATGTTGTGTTGAAGCGCTATATGAACCCTGACAAGTCAATTCTCAACTTCGTCAAGCAATATGAGAAGATTCAGGTACACATACTCGTGAGGGAGGGCGGGAATGACTACCGGACAGAGCATCTAGACGCACAAAGATGGTCACGTTTCCCCATTGAGAGGCATGCCTACAAAGCATACACTAGGGACATCTATGTGAAATTTAGAACTGAGTTTCAGATGATTGGCCAGTACGATGTGCGTCCCGCCGGAATCAACTTCTATTACCTTGAGCCCAATACAGAAGAAGTTCTAGGGTATGGCTCAAGGAAGTACCTAGTCACAGTGGGACCAAAGCCAGCTATCTATGATTGCGAATGTTGCAAGTGGCATAGGGACGGCATGCTTTGTTGCCATGTCTAG